CGGCCCGGCCGCCGCACGGCCAGGACCTGGGCCGAGGTGGTGGCGGCCCCCGCCTCGCCGCGGGCGCCCGGCTGCCCCGGCTGGAAGGGCATCTTCACCAGCAGCTTGCCCGAGCTCTTCTCGATCACCCGCTTCACCTGCACGCCCTCGGACGCCGCCGTCTTGGGCTTGGCCGCCCCGCTGCCCTtggggcggccccggccgcgGCCCGTCCCGGGGCCCTTGGGGGACTTGGGCTTCTTGGGGGTCGCTGCTCCCGCCGCGAGGGGCTGCCGCGGCCGGTGACGGTGAAGTCGAAGTCGTTGGGGTCCAGGGAGGTGTCTCCTACCTTTTCGAAGTAGGCGATCAGCTCCACCTTGGAGCGGAAGGCTTTTCCCTGCGGGCTGCGGAGGGCGAGGGggggcgggggttggaagggtgggggggagagaaggcgtcaggggtggggggcgcgggcggcgggacaccccccccccccctcccggcGCGCCCTCCCGGCCACTCACTTGATCAGGTAGACGTCGTACTTGCCGGCGGAGCGGCCCGATTTCCTCTGCTTGAGCTTGCGGGTCCAGCCCTCGGGCAGCGTCGGGTCGTCGTACATGGGCCCCCGGTCGCGGATGATGGAGCGACGCTGCTTGGGCGACGCCGAGGCCTCCGGTGCCGCCGGCGCCGTCCCGGCGCCCTCCGACGTCTCGGCTTTGCCGGCCTCGGCCGGCTCGGCGGAGGGCTGCGCCGGctcgtgctgctgctgctgcttctcctccttccGCTCCTTCTTCACCTTCTTGGCCTTGGGGGGCCGCTCCTTCAGCCCCTGTAGGTTCTCCTCCGATTTCTCCTCCCTGCGAACACAGACGGAGGGGTCAGCGCCGGGAGGGACGCGCCGGACGGACGGACGCGCCGACGGCGGCTCCGACGGACGGACGCGTTGACGGCGGCTCCGACGGACGGACGCGGCTCCACGGGACGGGGTGGTCCTGAAAATCAGCGCCAAACACATCCCGCGaacccctgccccccccccccccgccccgcagccccggcggtAACGGGGGAAATCGGCGGGGATTTGGGCAAAGCCCGGGCCGGCcggcgggggggaggaggaggaggaggaggaggaggacggggaGGGCAGCGGCACCGCTCGGGGCTGTAAGTACAGCCGCGGGGAGGGAAAGGCGAAGCCGCCCAAGTGCTGGCGAGGGGAAGCGCCGAGGGGGGCTCCCGGGgtggcggcggggagggggacgcccccccaccccccaaagcCGCGGTGTCCCCGAGGGCCCCGTCCCCGCGCGGCTGCAGGAGGCCGAAGGTGCGGCATCCGTGCCCCGGAGCCGCCGGAGCATCCGCGGCTAAATATAGCCCAGGTGGGCTGCCCACGGCCCCCGGcgccggccccccccgccccccgcagTCCCCTGCCGGCGGGGGTTTCGGTGGCGCTCGGGGCTCGGGCACGGCTGCTGCCGGACCCCCGGGACCCCCACGCCGGCGGCGCCCCGGGGACCCGCCGTCCCGTGGCGGGGACCCCATGGCGGGCACAGGCTCTTGGCAAAGCCCGGCAGCCCCCACggcgcccccccaccccgaggaGCGGTTTCGGGGCACGAGGGTCCTCCGGGGGACGCCGGCGTCCCcggggggccgcggcggggacCCCCCCGCTCTCCCCGGCGCCGCCGGCCTcgctcccccgccg
This genomic stretch from Phalacrocorax aristotelis unplaced genomic scaffold, bGulAri2.1 scaffold_262, whole genome shotgun sequence harbors:
- the MECP2 gene encoding LOW QUALITY PROTEIN: methyl-CpG-binding protein 2 (The sequence of the model RefSeq protein was modified relative to this genomic sequence to represent the inferred CDS: inserted 1 base in 1 codon; deleted 1 base in 1 codon), which gives rise to MCLALIFRTTPSRGAASVRRSRRQRVRPSEPPSARPSVRRVPPGADPSVCVRREEKSEENLQGLKERPPKAKKVKKERKEEKQQQQHEPAQPSAEPAEAGKAETSEGAGTAPAAPEASASPKQRRSIIRDRGPMYDDPTLPEGWTRKLKQRKSGRSAGKYDVYLINPQGKAFRSKVELIAYFEKVGDTSLDPNDFDFTVTGRGSPSRREQRXPKKPKSPKGPGTGRGRGRPKGSGAAKPKTAASEGVQVKRVIEKSSGKLLVKMPFQPGQPGARGEAGAATTSAQVLAVRRPGRKRRAEPDSQAVPKKRGRKPAGVGGAGGPAGAAPEAKKKAAAPPAVQETVLPIKKRKTRETVVVEAREAAKPPPPPPERGPKGPRSARSPGRRSKEGSPKGRGAAPAPPPAPPGRRERGASPPPPPEPPASPKDSASPPPPAQDFSGKGCSEDRGGPAAPDGCAKEPPKTHPPPAAAPPPPYKHRGEAEHKDTASLFLLLLLLLLLFLLLLLLVGGGAPPSQRLRAAAPPPGRRRVDTRTPVPERVS